The Populus alba chromosome 4, ASM523922v2, whole genome shotgun sequence genome contains a region encoding:
- the LOC118050762 gene encoding uncharacterized protein, with amino-acid sequence MDFESVKRYVETGGYEEDKNASTIEKMPLRFFERFIMQGLHIDLIEPGRVVCSMKVPPRLLNGGNFLHGGATATLVDLVGTAAMCTVGAPASGVSVEINVSYLDAAFADEEIEIEARVLRVGKAVGVVSVELKKRKTGKIIAQGRHTKYLAVASKM; translated from the exons atggattttGAATCAGTGAAGAGATACGTAGAGACAGGAGGATATGAAGAAGACAAGAATGCATCAACCATTGAAAAAATGCCTCTCAGATTCTTTGAAAGATTTATAATGCAAGGCCTTCATATTGATCTCATTGAACCTGGCCGTGTTGTTTGCTCCATGAAAGTCCCTCCTCGTCTTCTG AATGGTGGCAATTTCTTGCACGGTGGGGCTACAGCCACGTTGGTCGACTTGGTAGGAACTGCTGCAATGTGCACAGTTGGAGCTCCAGCAAGTGGCGTTTCTGTAGAAATCAATGTTTCATACTTGGATGCTGCTTTTGCTGAT GAAGAAATCGAGATTGAAGCTAGGGTTCTTCGTGTGGGTAAAGCTGTTGGAGTTGTCAGTGTCgagttgaagaagagaaagactGGGAAAATTATTGCTCAAGGGCGTCATACTAAGTACCTAGCTGTCGCTAGTAAAATGTAA
- the LOC140955540 gene encoding uncharacterized protein, with the protein MTQVSGLSAGRAYFLKKAWSIVVVAGAVLNFFSSGKFLRAANTVTLVPKVQDANKAMDFRPISGGNTIYKCIAKILTRTCLPALIRQNQTAFVHGRKIGDNVLLTQEKFQGKRS; encoded by the exons ATGACTCAAGTATCAGGATTATCAGCAGGGAGGgcct ATTTTCTCAAGAAGGCTTGgagtattgttgttgttgctggtgCTGTGCTTAATTTCTTCTCTAGTGGTAAGTTTCTAAGAGCTGCCAATACTGTTACATTGGTGCCTAAGGTGCAGGATGCTAACAAGGCCATGGATTTTAGACCTATATCAGGCGGCAACACCATTTACAAATGCATAGCAAAAATTCTAACGAGAACTTGTCTTCCAGCTCTTATTCGTCAGAACCAAACAGCATTTGTTCATGGTAGGAAAATTGGTGATAATGTGCTATTGACTCAAGAGAAGTTTCAAGGGAAGAGATCTTAG
- the LOC118050761 gene encoding putative esterase C31F10.02 isoform X3 has product MDLESVRRYIEKGGHEDDKKASKIEEMPLRFFEKFVMEGLHIDLIEPGRVVCSMKVPPRLLNGSDCLHAGATAMLVDVVGSAALVAAGVFLTGVSVEINVSYLDAAYADAKLLDLRVLISGRKRVGQL; this is encoded by the exons ATGGATTTGGAATCTGTGAGGAGATACATAGAGAAAGGAGGACATGAAGATGACAAGAAAGCatcaaaaattgaagaaatgccACTCAGATTCTTTGAAAAATTCGTAATGGAAGGCCTTCATATTGATCTCATCGAACCTGGGCGTGTTGTTTGCTCCATGAAAGTCCCTCCTCGTCTTCTG AACGGTAGCGATTGCTTGCATGCTGGGGCTACAGCAATGCTGGTTGATGTGGTAGGGTCAGCTGCACTGGTCGCAGCAGGAGTGTTCTTAACAGGAGTTTCTGTGGAAATTAATGTTTCCTACTTGGATGCTGCTTATGCTGAT GCAAAGCTGTTGGATCTGCGAGTGTTGATTTCAGGAAGAAAAAGAGTGGGGCAATTATAG
- the LOC118050761 gene encoding uncharacterized protein isoform X1 translates to MDLESVRRYIEKGGHEDDKKASKIEEMPLRFFEKFVMEGLHIDLIEPGRVVCSMKVPPRLLNGSDCLHAGATAMLVDVVGSAALVAAGVFLTGVSVEINVSYLDAAYADEEIEIEARVLRAGKAVGSASVDFRKKKSGAIIAQGRHTKYLLISSKM, encoded by the exons ATGGATTTGGAATCTGTGAGGAGATACATAGAGAAAGGAGGACATGAAGATGACAAGAAAGCatcaaaaattgaagaaatgccACTCAGATTCTTTGAAAAATTCGTAATGGAAGGCCTTCATATTGATCTCATCGAACCTGGGCGTGTTGTTTGCTCCATGAAAGTCCCTCCTCGTCTTCTG AACGGTAGCGATTGCTTGCATGCTGGGGCTACAGCAATGCTGGTTGATGTGGTAGGGTCAGCTGCACTGGTCGCAGCAGGAGTGTTCTTAACAGGAGTTTCTGTGGAAATTAATGTTTCCTACTTGGATGCTGCTTATGCTGAT GAAGAAATCGAGATTGAAGCCAGGGTTCTACGTGCAGGCAAAGCTGTTGGATCTGCGAGTGTTGATTTCAGGAAGAAAAAGAGTGGGGCAATTATAGCTCAAGGGCGTCATACCAAGTACCTTCTTATTTCCAGTAAAATGTAA
- the LOC118050761 gene encoding uncharacterized protein isoform X2: protein MDLESVRRYIEKGGHEDDKKASKIEEMPLRFFEKFVMEGLHIDLIEPGRVVCSMKVPPRLLNGSDCLHAGATAMLVDVVGSAALVAAGVFLTGVSVEINVSYLDAAYADVGKAVGSASVDFRKKKSGAIIAQGRHTKYLLISSKM from the exons ATGGATTTGGAATCTGTGAGGAGATACATAGAGAAAGGAGGACATGAAGATGACAAGAAAGCatcaaaaattgaagaaatgccACTCAGATTCTTTGAAAAATTCGTAATGGAAGGCCTTCATATTGATCTCATCGAACCTGGGCGTGTTGTTTGCTCCATGAAAGTCCCTCCTCGTCTTCTG AACGGTAGCGATTGCTTGCATGCTGGGGCTACAGCAATGCTGGTTGATGTGGTAGGGTCAGCTGCACTGGTCGCAGCAGGAGTGTTCTTAACAGGAGTTTCTGTGGAAATTAATGTTTCCTACTTGGATGCTGCTTATGCTGATGTGG GCAAAGCTGTTGGATCTGCGAGTGTTGATTTCAGGAAGAAAAAGAGTGGGGCAATTATAGCTCAAGGGCGTCATACCAAGTACCTTCTTATTTCCAGTAAAATGTAA